CGCTCCGCCGCGCCTCGCAAGAGTCTTCGTTATCGCCGCCGTGAGCGTAGTCTTGCCATGGTCGATGTGGCCTATGGTGCCTATGTTCAAATGCGGCTTATTGCGTACGTATTTCTCTTTTGCCATTACAATCTTGCCTCCTTCTGATATCCCTGTCTATATAATTATATTTCTAACGCTAGCCCTTAAGGAGCTCTTCCGCAACGCTCTTCGGAACTTCTTCATAATGGTCGAAACTCATCGTGTAGGAAGCTCTTCCGGAAGTCTTGCTTCTGAGGTCCGTAGCATATCCGAACATCTCCGCAAGGGGGACGAACGATTTAACTATGCGCGCATTAGCCCTGACTCCCATTTCCGCGACCTTGCCGCGGCGTGACGAAAGATCACCGATGACATCGCCCATATATTCTTCAGGGACCACTACTTCCACATTCATTACAGGTTCCATAAGAACCGGTGATGCCTTCCTGATTGCCTCTTTAATCGCCATCGACCCTGCTATGCGGAATGCCATTTCGGAACTGTCAACTTCATGGTAGCTTCCGTCAACGATCGCAACCTTTATCCCAATGACGGGATATCCGCCAAGCACTCCGTTGTCCAAAGCCTCGATTACACCCTTCTGTGCGGCAGGGATATATTCCTTAGGCACAGATCCGCCGACTATCTTATCTTCCCACACGAAGGCTGTTCCATCTTCCGTAGGTTCAACTTCAAGCACGACGTCCCCGTACTGCCCCTTACCACCGGACTGCCGGACAAACTTACCCTGCGCCCTTGCCGGTTTGCGGATCGTTTCCCTGTACGCGACCTGAGGACGCCCTACCTTGACTTCAACATTAAACTCCCTGCGCAGTCTATCGACTATTATCTCAAGATGGAGCTCTCCCATGCCGCTTATCAGCGTCTGCCCGGTATCTTCATTTACGGAGACACGGAAAGTAGGATCCTCCTCAGAAAGTGCTTCCAAGCCTTTTGCAAGCTTGATCTGATCCGCCTTGCTCATCGGCTCTACTGAGAGAGAGATAACAGGCTCCGGGAACACCAGATTTTCAAGGAGTACCGGGTATTTTTCATCGCATAGAGTATCTCCTGTGCGAACCTGTTTTAGTCCGGGTATTGCTACTATAAGACCCGCCTGAGCACTGTCCAGCTCTTCACGCTTGTTGGCATGCATGCGGAGTATTCGTCCCACACGCTCTCTGCGCCTTGTATTAGTATTATAGATCGACATCCCGTTTTCAATGCTTCCGGAATAGATCCTGCAAAACGCAAGCCTGCCGACAAACGGGTCCACCATGATCTTAAATGCAAGCGCCGCGAAAGGAGCGTCATATGAAGGATGGACCTCAATTGCCTTGCTGGCATCATCCGGATCCACCGCCACTATGGGCGGCATATCAAGCGGACTTGGGAGATATGCGACAACTGCATCGAGCAGGGCCTGAACACCCTTGTTCTTGAAAGCCGAACCGCAAATAACAGGAACAATATCAAGGGCAATAGTGGCTTTTCTGATAGTCCTCTTAATAATGTCGGCCGGAACTTCCTGTCCTTCGAGATATAGATCCATCATCTCATCATCATAGTCGGA
The window above is part of the Synergistaceae bacterium genome. Proteins encoded here:
- a CDS encoding GTP-binding protein, whose protein sequence is MAKEKYVRNKPHLNIGTIGHIDHGKTTLTAAITKTLARRGGA
- the fusA gene encoding elongation factor G gives rise to the protein MQGIDLSKVRNIGIAAHIDAGKTTTTERILFYTGRKHKLGETHEGAATMDWMEQERERGITITSAATTCFWGDCLINIIDTPGHVDFTVEVERSMRVLDGAVSVFCAVGGVEPQSETVWRQADKYRVPRIAFVNKMDRVGADFFSVVEQMHRRLGARAVPIQIPIGVEDGFVGMIDLVAQRAIIYDDVLGTEFHSAEIPPQLAEEALTARNEMIENLSDYDDEMMDLYLEGQEVPADIIKRTIRKATIALDIVPVICGSAFKNKGVQALLDAVVAYLPSPLDMPPIVAVDPDDASKAIEVHPSYDAPFAALAFKIMVDPFVGRLAFCRIYSGSIENGMSIYNTNTRRRERVGRILRMHANKREELDSAQAGLIVAIPGLKQVRTGDTLCDEKYPVLLENLVFPEPVISLSVEPMSKADQIKLAKGLEALSEEDPTFRVSVNEDTGQTLISGMGELHLEIIVDRLRREFNVEVKVGRPQVAYRETIRKPARAQGKFVRQSGGKGQYGDVVLEVEPTEDGTAFVWEDKIVGGSVPKEYIPAAQKGVIEALDNGVLGGYPVIGIKVAIVDGSYHEVDSSEMAFRIAGSMAIKEAIRKASPVLMEPVMNVEVVVPEEYMGDVIGDLSSRRGKVAEMGVRANARIVKSFVPLAEMFGYATDLRSKTSGRASYTMSFDHYEEVPKSVAEELLKG